The following DNA comes from Phytohabitans rumicis.
ACTTCTCGTTCCCGGACTGGCCGCAGGCGAACGCCGCCACACACACCTATTTGGACACCGCGACCCCGATCGGCACCGGATACCGGGCGGCTCCGCACATCTTCTACTTCGCGCCGCAGAACCTGTGGTACATGGTCTATCAGACCCCGCTGCCCACGTACTCGACCAGCACCGACCCGAGCAACCCGCGCTCCTGGACCACGCCGCGCAACTTCATCGGCAGCGAACCGGCGATCGTCACGCAGAACAAGGGCAGCGGCTCGTGGCTCGACTTCTGGATGATCTGTGACAGCGCGAACTGCTACCTGTTCTCCAGCGACGACAACGGCCACATCTACCGGTCGCAGACCACCATGGCCAGCTTCCCGAACGGCTTCGGCAACACGGTCATCGCCCTGCAAGACTCCAACCGGTTCAACCTCTTCGAGGGCAGCGCCGTCTACAAGGTCGGCAGCGGCAACCAGTACCTGCTGCTGCAGGAGGCGATCGGCTCCGACGGCAAACGCTGGTACCGGTCGTTCACGTCCAGCAGCCTCGCCGGGTCGTGGACCCCGCACCTGGCGACGGAGGCCAACCCGTTCGCCCGCTCCAACAACGTGACGTTCTCCGGTACCGCGTGGACCCGGGACTTCAGCCACGGCGAGCTGATCCGGGCCGGCAACGACCAGACCGTGCCCCTCAACCCGTGCCAGATGCGGTTCCTGTACCAGGGCATGGACCCCAACGCGAGCGGCGACTACATCCGGCTGCCCTGGCGCATGGGCCTGCTCACCCAAACCAACTCGACCTGCTAGTGAGGGAGGAGGGCTTCGTGCACTTCGCGCGCCCTCGGCTCTGGCTCGTGACCGCGGCGGTCGCCGCGGTCACGGCCGCCGGAGTCGTCACCGCCGTGTCGGCGCAGGCCGCCGCCGGATGCAAGGTCACCTACACCGTCACCAACCAGTGGCAGGGCGGCTTCGGTGCCAGCGTCACGGTGGACAACCTGGGCGACCCGGTCACCGGCTGGGGGCTGACCTGGTCGTTCGCCGCCGGACAGACGATCACCCAGCTATGGAACGGCTCGTTCGCGCAGTCCGGTGCCCAGGTGACCGTGACCAACGCCGCCTGGAACGGCAGCATCCCCACCGGCGGCTCGGTCGGCTTCGGCTTCAACGGCACGTCGACGTCGTCGAACCCGGTCCCGACGAGCTTCGCCCTCAACGGCGTGATCTGCACGGGGTCGGTCCCGCCGACGTCGTCCGCGCCGCCCACCTCCGCGCCGCCCACCTCCGCACCGCCCACGTCCGCGCCGCCGTCCACGTTCACCAACCCCGTGCTGTGGCAGGACTTCGCGGACATCGACATCATCCGGGTGGGTGACGCGTACTACTACTCGGCGTCCACGATGCACTACTCGCCCGGTGCGCCGATCCTGCGCTCCTACGACCTGGTCAACTGGGAGTTCGCCGGCCACTCGGTGCCCAGCCTGGACTTCGAGTCGGCCAACTACAACCTGTCCGGCGGTCGGGCGTACGTCAAAGGCATCTGGGCGTCCACATTGAACTACCGGCGCAGCAACGGCACCTTCTACTGGATCGGCTGTGTCGAGTTCAACCGCACCTACGTCTACACCGCCACCACGGTCGAAGGGCCGTGGACCAAGCGCTCGCGCATCAACAACTGCTACTACGACGCCGGCCTGCTCGTCGACGACAACGACACGATGTACGTCGCGTACGGCAACACGAACATCAGCGTGGCGCAGCTGTCCGCCGACGGGCTGTCCCAGGTGCGCGCCCAGCAGGTCTTCACCACGCCGTCGAGCGTCGGGACCCTCGAAGGCGCCCGGTTCTACAAGAGGAACGGCAGCTACTACATCTGGCTCACCCGGCCCGCCAACGGGCAGTACGTGCTGAAGGCCAACAACCCGTTCGGCCCGTACGAGATGCGGCAGGTCCTGCTCGACCTGCCCGGCCCCATCACCGGCGGTGGGGTGCCGCACCAGGGTGGCCTCGTGCAGACACAGAACGGCGACTGGTACTACATGTCCTTTGTGGACGCCTTCCCGGGCGGCCGGGTGCCGGCGCTGGCACCCATCACCTGGACGGCGGACGGCTGGCCGGTCCTGCAGACCGTCAACGGTCGCTGGGGAGCGACGTACCCGAAGCCGAACATCCAAACCTCGCGGACCGTCAAGCCGATGATCGGGACGGACACGTTCGCCGGCACGACCCTCGGCCCGCAGTGGGAGTGGAACCACAACCCCGACAACGCCCGCTGGTCCGTCAACAACGGCCTGCGGCTGCAGACCGCGACCGTCACCAACGACCTGTACGCGGCCCGCAACACCCTGACCCACCGCATCCAGGGGCCGACGTCCACCGCCACCATCGAGCTGGACTACTCGACGATGGCGGGCGGCGACCGGGCCGGACTGGCGATGCTGCGGGACTCGTCCGCCTGGATCGGCGTCAAACGCGACAACGGCGCCACCCGGGTCGCCATGACCACCGGGCTCACGATGGACAGCAGCTGGAACACCACGGGCACCGGTACCGAGCAGGCCGGCGCTGCCATCACCGGCGGCCGGATCTGGCTCCGTGTCAACGCCGACATCAGACCCGGCGCGGGTAGACAGGCCCGCTTCTCGTACAGCACCGACGGGACCACCTTCACCACCCTCGGACCCGCGTTCACGCTCAACAACGCCTGGCAGTTCTTCATGGGCTACCGCTACGGCATCTTCAACCACGCCACCCAGGCCCTGGGCGGTGCGGTGACCGTACGCAAATTCGACCTCACGACGCCGTGACGGCGCGCCCCGTCGTCGTTTCGACGGGGCGCGCCTTAGGGCCTGGTCAGCCGAGGCGGTCGGTGCGGTCGTAGCCGACGATGACGGTGGCGCCGGCGACGGTTTCGGTGGGTCGTTCGACCTGTTCCCAGGCGAGCAGGGCGCCCGTCTCGGGGTCGAAGATCAGCAGTTCCCGGGTGGTGGCGGTGTCGACGCTGACGGCCTGGCCGGGCCGGCCGGCGCGGTCGGTGACCGTGCCGCGCCAGGAGACGCCCGGCACGTCCGCCAGGATGTGCAGGATCCGCGCCCGGGCCTCTTGGGGTACGGCGTAGTAGGAGTAGACGTCGCGGACGGCGAGGAAGACGCTCTGCGGGTCGGCCCCCATGCTGAGGCGCTTGGCGAGCCGGTCCGCCCCGGTGGACAGCGGCTGGCGGGGCCCGGCCTTGCCGGCTGGCAGGTCGTCGTGCTGGACGCCCGGGGTCGGATCCGCCTCGTGCCGCTGCCAGTACTGGCGGGACCGCTCGTTGGGGTACACCGGGGCGAGCGGGGTCACGGTGATCCGGCCGGATCCGTCGGCCAGGTACCAGCGCTGCTTGTCCTGCGGGTAGATGACCTGCGAGTCGCCGCCGGGTTCGGCGTCGATGACGGCGTTCCAGCCCACCGTGTGGATGTACGTGTAGCGGCCCGACTTGCCGTCGTACGGTGCGGCGGAGATGCCGTCGGCGAGTCGCCGCAGCCCGTCGCCGGCGCTCGGCGGGTCCAGCGCGTACTGCACCGC
Coding sequences within:
- a CDS encoding non-reducing end alpha-L-arabinofuranosidase family hydrolase, with product MSAKRTKSLLAAGAVAALAVTALTVTTANAAAGCRVSYAVTSQWQSGFGASVAVTNLGDPISSWNLVWSFGAGQSITQIWNATHTQSGAQVTARNVSYNGSIATNATVSFGFNGAWAGSNPVPTAFTLNGTACTGGVTPTSAPPTSAAPTTPPPTTPPPTSPPPTGTLPSTLRWSSSGVLAGPKPDAAHSDIAAIKDYTVVRHNNAWQVYATTASPARGWNLVHFSFPDWPQANAATHTYLDTATPIGTGYRAAPHIFYFAPQNLWYMVYQTPLPTYSTSTDPSNPRSWTTPRNFIGSEPAIVTQNKGSGSWLDFWMICDSANCYLFSSDDNGHIYRSQTTMASFPNGFGNTVIALQDSNRFNLFEGSAVYKVGSGNQYLLLQEAIGSDGKRWYRSFTSSSLAGSWTPHLATEANPFARSNNVTFSGTAWTRDFSHGELIRAGNDQTVPLNPCQMRFLYQGMDPNASGDYIRLPWRMGLLTQTNSTC
- a CDS encoding family 43 glycosylhydrolase codes for the protein MHFARPRLWLVTAAVAAVTAAGVVTAVSAQAAAGCKVTYTVTNQWQGGFGASVTVDNLGDPVTGWGLTWSFAAGQTITQLWNGSFAQSGAQVTVTNAAWNGSIPTGGSVGFGFNGTSTSSNPVPTSFALNGVICTGSVPPTSSAPPTSAPPTSAPPTSAPPSTFTNPVLWQDFADIDIIRVGDAYYYSASTMHYSPGAPILRSYDLVNWEFAGHSVPSLDFESANYNLSGGRAYVKGIWASTLNYRRSNGTFYWIGCVEFNRTYVYTATTVEGPWTKRSRINNCYYDAGLLVDDNDTMYVAYGNTNISVAQLSADGLSQVRAQQVFTTPSSVGTLEGARFYKRNGSYYIWLTRPANGQYVLKANNPFGPYEMRQVLLDLPGPITGGGVPHQGGLVQTQNGDWYYMSFVDAFPGGRVPALAPITWTADGWPVLQTVNGRWGATYPKPNIQTSRTVKPMIGTDTFAGTTLGPQWEWNHNPDNARWSVNNGLRLQTATVTNDLYAARNTLTHRIQGPTSTATIELDYSTMAGGDRAGLAMLRDSSAWIGVKRDNGATRVAMTTGLTMDSSWNTTGTGTEQAGAAITGGRIWLRVNADIRPGAGRQARFSYSTDGTTFTTLGPAFTLNNAWQFFMGYRYGIFNHATQALGGAVTVRKFDLTTP
- a CDS encoding CU044_5270 family protein, with amino-acid sequence MTRPALAGRRLVLAAAVLAVAAGVTAGAVALTADGPAPPGQAGEPPRGDLLLGPVVQPVAVQYALDPPSAGDGLRRLADGISAAPYDGKSGRYTYIHTVGWNAVIDAEPGGDSQVIYPQDKQRWYLADGSGRITVTPLAPVYPNERSRQYWQRHEADPTPGVQHDDLPAGKAGPRQPLSTGADRLAKRLSMGADPQSVFLAVRDVYSYYAVPQEARARILHILADVPGVSWRGTVTDRAGRPGQAVSVDTATTRELLIFDPETGALLAWEQVERPTETVAGATVIVGYDRTDRLG